A window of the Synechococcus sp. M16.1 genome harbors these coding sequences:
- a CDS encoding tyrosine-type recombinase/integrase, protein MACERSSAEGGAVQARRIHPSCRRVALFVSLGRGGAEDWLFPTNKRNGPLTRQGVAARMARWGKAAEVHLYPHRCRHTHATHAIRRGVDVFTLSATLGQSSTGTTSNNVLAEPGESSSLKLG, encoded by the coding sequence GTGGCTTGTGAACGCTCATCAGCAGAAGGTGGTGCAGTTCAAGCCAGACGCATCCATCCTTCATGCCGAAGGGTGGCGCTGTTCGTGTCGTTGGGCCGCGGCGGTGCTGAGGACTGGCTCTTTCCAACTAATAAAAGGAATGGGCCATTGACCCGGCAGGGGGTGGCCGCTCGCATGGCCAGATGGGGAAAGGCTGCCGAAGTGCACCTCTACCCGCACCGTTGCCGCCACACTCATGCCACTCATGCAATTCGGCGGGGGGTGGACGTTTTCACGCTCTCGGCGACGCTCGGCCAGAGCTCAACGGGAACCACGTCTAACAACGTTCTTGCTGAGCCTGGTGAGAGTTCATCTCTCAAGTTGGGTTAA
- a CDS encoding PRC-barrel domain-containing protein, which translates to MTPTPTPNDAITTGVPSDRLWLRSELMGTQVITRDTGRRLGVVGEVIVDIDRREVVAVGLRDNPLTRFLPGLPRWMPLDRIRQVGDVILVDSADSLSENFNPERYSRVINCQVITESGEQLGRVLGFAFDIETGELTTLVMGALGVPLLGEGVLSTWEMPVEEIVSSGPDRIIVYEGAEDKLKQLNSGVLEKLGVGGPSWEEQERERYRVNLVPVENQLTSGQPQEQEQRRLQASEAERFEADAELEYVELEDRRQESMQQRRYLDEPQRYDEQRYAEPARYDERPAERAQTYNEPAPFDQQPAYEEQPAYEEQPAYEEQPPRRAMPASRRAVQQSGEPLDVEPMEDAAPQRRSQDLDDPW; encoded by the coding sequence TTGACCCCGACCCCTACCCCAAACGACGCCATCACCACTGGCGTACCCAGCGATCGCCTCTGGTTACGATCCGAACTGATGGGCACCCAGGTGATCACCCGTGACACCGGCCGCCGCCTGGGGGTGGTCGGTGAAGTGATCGTCGATATCGACCGCCGTGAAGTGGTGGCTGTGGGGCTGCGGGACAACCCCCTGACCCGTTTCCTGCCCGGCCTTCCGCGCTGGATGCCGCTGGACCGGATCCGTCAGGTGGGCGACGTGATCCTGGTGGATTCGGCCGACTCCCTCAGCGAAAACTTCAACCCTGAGCGCTACAGCCGGGTGATCAACTGCCAGGTGATCACCGAGTCCGGTGAACAGCTGGGGCGGGTGCTCGGCTTCGCCTTCGACATCGAGACCGGCGAGCTCACCACCCTGGTGATGGGTGCCCTTGGCGTGCCCCTGCTGGGGGAAGGGGTGCTGAGCACCTGGGAAATGCCGGTGGAGGAGATCGTCAGCAGCGGGCCGGACCGGATCATTGTTTACGAGGGAGCCGAAGACAAGCTCAAACAGCTGAACAGCGGCGTTCTGGAAAAACTGGGCGTCGGTGGCCCCAGCTGGGAAGAGCAGGAGCGGGAGCGCTACCGGGTCAACCTGGTGCCCGTGGAAAATCAGCTCACCTCCGGACAACCCCAGGAGCAGGAGCAACGGCGTCTCCAGGCTTCAGAAGCCGAGCGGTTTGAGGCTGATGCAGAACTGGAATATGTGGAGCTGGAGGACCGGCGGCAGGAGTCGATGCAGCAACGCCGTTACCTCGATGAGCCCCAGAGGTACGACGAGCAGCGCTACGCCGAACCTGCCCGCTACGACGAGCGGCCGGCTGAGCGAGCACAGACCTACAACGAGCCCGCACCCTTCGATCAGCAGCCTGCCTACGAGGAACAGCCTGCTTATGAGGAACAGCCCGCCTACGAGGAACAGCCTCCGCGGCGTGCCATGCCTGCCTCCCGCCGCGCTGTTCAGCAGTCGGGTGAACCCCTGGATGTGGAACCGATGGAGGATGCAGCGCCCCAGCGCCGGAGCCAGGATCTCGACGATCCCTGGTGA
- a CDS encoding YqjD family protein produces the protein MASPSPQSNGRFEHHFRERFESLLPTIQERWPDLAEHTLEATRGSVDELVRLIEQNTGLTPQGVREQLEELFHSAGDRSRDWADSLDPLEEQLEQLLDELNSTLRPKIEAPVRQRPLLAVGVALGVGLLLGSMLRGGRRS, from the coding sequence ATGGCCTCGCCATCGCCGCAGTCCAACGGCAGATTCGAGCACCACTTCCGTGAGCGCTTTGAAAGCCTGCTGCCGACGATCCAGGAGCGCTGGCCGGATCTTGCTGAGCACACCCTTGAAGCCACCCGGGGGAGTGTGGATGAGTTGGTTCGTTTGATTGAACAGAACACAGGCCTGACGCCCCAAGGGGTTCGGGAGCAACTGGAGGAGCTTTTCCATAGCGCCGGTGATCGCAGCCGCGACTGGGCTGACAGCCTTGATCCCCTCGAAGAGCAACTGGAACAGTTGCTGGATGAGTTGAACAGCACCCTGCGGCCGAAGATCGAGGCGCCTGTGCGCCAGCGACCGCTGCTGGCTGTGGGTGTTGCCCTTGGTGTTGGGTTGCTGCTGGGCAGCATGCTTCGCGGGGGGCGCCGTTCCTGA
- a CDS encoding class I SAM-dependent RNA methyltransferase, translating to MGRINRLSAVAVVPQGLEAAAGDELSTLGAHAVRPGRRAVSFQADMACLYRLHLQARLPFRLLRQVARFPCQGRDDLYDGIREALDWERWLHPSMSFRVDVTGTAPGLNHSHFTALQVKNALVDAQRDLWGERSSIDLDDPDLSLHLHLGRGEAQLSLDGSGGSLHRRGYRAAMGAAPLKENLAAGLIRLTGWDGNQPLVDPCCGSGVLLIEAALAALQQAPGLERRFALEGWADFQPELWDREADRARQRRRGDLTLPPLLGIEADPAIADQARANVGAAGLSGVIRICTGTFSDQPLPEGPGVLVCNPPYGQRIGDEAELEALYRELGNYAKGQARGWKLWLLSGNRNLTGALRLKAEQRIPVSNGGIDCRWLHYDIR from the coding sequence TTGGGTCGAATCAACCGGCTATCCGCCGTGGCCGTTGTGCCACAAGGCCTGGAAGCAGCCGCTGGCGACGAACTCAGCACCCTTGGAGCCCATGCCGTGAGACCCGGCAGGCGTGCCGTCAGCTTCCAGGCAGACATGGCCTGCCTCTACCGGCTGCACCTGCAGGCTCGACTGCCCTTCCGGCTGCTGCGCCAGGTGGCGCGCTTCCCCTGCCAAGGCCGGGACGACCTCTATGACGGCATCCGCGAAGCGCTCGACTGGGAGCGCTGGCTGCATCCCTCGATGAGCTTCCGGGTGGATGTGACTGGAACAGCACCAGGACTGAACCACAGCCATTTCACGGCGTTGCAGGTCAAAAACGCCCTTGTGGACGCACAACGGGATCTCTGGGGCGAGCGATCCTCGATTGATCTCGACGACCCCGATCTCTCCCTGCACCTGCACCTCGGCCGCGGGGAAGCCCAGCTGAGCCTCGATGGCAGTGGCGGCAGCCTGCACCGTCGTGGCTACAGGGCCGCCATGGGTGCGGCACCGTTGAAGGAAAATCTGGCGGCCGGGCTGATCCGCCTGACGGGCTGGGATGGGAACCAACCCCTCGTGGACCCCTGCTGCGGTTCAGGAGTTCTCCTGATCGAAGCGGCCCTGGCCGCCTTGCAGCAGGCCCCGGGGTTGGAGCGCCGCTTTGCCCTCGAAGGATGGGCCGATTTCCAGCCGGAGCTCTGGGACAGAGAAGCTGATCGCGCCCGGCAACGGCGCAGGGGGGACCTCACCCTTCCGCCGCTCCTAGGGATTGAAGCGGATCCCGCCATTGCCGATCAGGCCCGGGCCAATGTGGGCGCCGCTGGGCTGAGTGGAGTCATCCGCATCTGCACGGGCACGTTCAGCGATCAACCCCTCCCGGAGGGGCCGGGGGTGTTGGTTTGCAATCCCCCTTACGGTCAACGGATCGGCGATGAAGCGGAGCTGGAGGCGTTGTATCGAGAGCTTGGCAACTACGCCAAAGGCCAGGCCAGGGGTTGGAAGCTCTGGCTGCTCAGTGGAAATCGCAACCTGACGGGAGCCCTGCGTCTGAAGGCCGAGCAACGGATTCCCGTGAGCAACGGCGGCATTGACTGCCGCTGGCTGCACTACGACATCCGCTGA
- the smc gene encoding chromosome segregation protein SMC, with product MVHINQVGLTHFKSFGGAMTIPLEEGFTVVTGPNGSGKSNILDGVLFCLGLATSRGMRADRLPDLVNSGMLKAGKAAETTVSVRFDLSDWTPDTAEEGLEAPAEGPWIQPGQTEWTVTRKLRVMPGGSYSSSYSADGVPCNLQQLQTQLRRLRIDPEGSNVVMQGDVTRIVSMSNRDRRGLIDELAGVALFDTRIEQTRRKLDDVQERQERCRIIEQELLASRQRLEKDCAKARQYQDLRERLQLGRRQEMVLAYEAAQQALKDLATRQQALEAQEHRDAAAIASGREQLNKAVAELDLLQEQVKALGEDQLLAVQAELAGLDTSSRELERQASLHQDEGQKLQAQRQDLATRRQQWQLQSRELERDPHQDALSTAEDNCRAAEAAVEMSRRRLADVAGRSGAWVEEQKRRSGRRQELQSSVAPLLEEQQQLQERLRQERERLEELTQEQHQDGADGDAVQQQLATLEETWQTLLQAIADGKQELQQTAESLAIQQRTRSRLEQEQTRLEREIARLESRRDALQESRGTGALRLLLEAGLDGIHGPVAQLGEVEDRHRLALEVAAGARLGQVVVDDDRIAARAIELLKSRRAGRLTFLPLNKIRAPGGGGSSAAFARGARPGGDSGAGLIGRAVELVRFEPVYDQVFAYVFGDTLVFSDLASARQQLGRSRAVTLDGELLEKSGAMTGGSFSQRSSSLSFGRSSDQDEAEPLRRRLLELGESLVACRREESKLAQLIEQQKPQLRELEKQQAALIAERNAARRNHGPLLERSRQRAERLSKLQQDQTEQQQRLEAISTALTPLTAELQALDEAERNSGNNDDAAAWAQLQTEQEAADQGLEAARRERDQLLNARRERQLTIERLGDQEKALAAEEIRLQEAVKALASAHGAWRQQQSDLQEKRKELEQQQTDLQERFGSQRRARDSAEAEVGRQRQALQQAEWNLERLKEDREGLIEEQRSGAVRLQEMEQALPDPRPEIPEALRLAGLEALQTDLQAIQQRMEALEPVNMLALEELEALEERLNELNERLDVLNSEREELLLRIETVATLRQDAFMEAFTAVDGHFREIFASLSDGDGHLQLENPEEPLEGGLTLVAHPKGKTVRRLASMSGGEKSLTALSFLFALQRFRPSPFYALDEVDSFLDGVNVERLAALIARQAEAAQFMVVSHRRPMIGAAQRTIGVTQARGAHTQVVGLPDAA from the coding sequence TTGGTTCATATCAATCAGGTTGGGCTGACGCACTTCAAGTCGTTCGGTGGAGCGATGACGATCCCTCTCGAGGAGGGATTCACCGTCGTGACCGGACCCAATGGCTCCGGCAAAAGCAACATTCTTGATGGCGTTCTGTTCTGTCTGGGCCTGGCCACCAGCCGTGGCATGCGGGCTGACCGCCTGCCGGACCTGGTCAACAGCGGCATGCTCAAGGCCGGTAAGGCTGCTGAAACAACCGTCAGCGTCCGCTTTGACCTGAGCGACTGGACACCCGATACCGCCGAGGAAGGCCTGGAGGCACCAGCGGAGGGACCCTGGATTCAGCCGGGACAAACGGAATGGACGGTGACCCGCAAACTGCGGGTGATGCCGGGGGGCTCCTACAGCTCCAGCTACAGCGCCGACGGGGTGCCCTGCAACCTGCAGCAGCTTCAGACCCAGCTGCGCCGCCTTCGGATTGATCCCGAGGGCAGCAACGTGGTGATGCAAGGGGACGTCACCCGCATCGTCTCGATGAGCAACCGCGACCGCCGCGGCCTGATCGATGAACTGGCTGGTGTTGCCCTGTTCGACACCCGGATCGAACAGACCCGCCGCAAGCTCGATGACGTGCAGGAGCGTCAGGAGCGCTGCCGGATCATCGAGCAGGAACTGCTGGCCAGTCGCCAACGGCTGGAGAAGGACTGCGCCAAGGCCCGGCAATACCAGGACTTGCGGGAACGGCTGCAACTTGGACGCCGCCAGGAAATGGTGCTGGCCTACGAAGCCGCCCAGCAGGCCCTCAAGGATCTGGCCACGCGCCAACAGGCGCTGGAAGCCCAGGAACATAGAGACGCCGCGGCCATCGCCAGCGGCCGGGAGCAGCTGAACAAGGCTGTTGCCGAACTGGACCTTCTCCAGGAGCAGGTGAAAGCCCTGGGGGAAGACCAACTGCTGGCCGTTCAGGCGGAACTGGCTGGCCTCGACACCAGCAGCCGCGAACTGGAGCGCCAGGCCAGCCTCCACCAGGACGAAGGCCAGAAACTGCAGGCGCAGCGCCAGGACCTCGCCACCCGTCGCCAGCAGTGGCAGCTGCAATCACGGGAGCTGGAACGCGATCCCCATCAGGACGCCCTCAGCACCGCCGAAGACAACTGCCGGGCCGCTGAAGCCGCTGTGGAGATGTCCCGCCGCCGGCTGGCGGATGTGGCGGGCCGCTCCGGCGCCTGGGTGGAGGAACAAAAGCGCCGCAGCGGTCGCCGGCAGGAGTTGCAAAGCAGCGTCGCTCCCTTACTGGAGGAGCAGCAGCAGTTGCAGGAACGGCTGCGCCAGGAACGGGAACGGCTGGAAGAGCTCACCCAAGAGCAGCACCAGGACGGAGCCGACGGCGACGCCGTGCAGCAACAGCTCGCAACCCTGGAGGAGACCTGGCAAACCCTGCTGCAAGCCATTGCCGACGGCAAGCAGGAGCTCCAGCAGACCGCCGAGTCGCTGGCCATCCAACAGCGCACCCGCAGCCGGCTGGAGCAGGAGCAGACCCGCTTGGAACGGGAGATCGCTCGGCTGGAGAGCCGGCGGGATGCCCTTCAGGAAAGCCGCGGCACCGGAGCCCTGCGCCTGCTGCTGGAGGCCGGCCTCGATGGCATCCACGGCCCTGTGGCCCAGCTGGGAGAGGTGGAGGATCGCCATCGCCTCGCCCTGGAAGTGGCCGCGGGGGCCCGTCTCGGCCAGGTGGTGGTCGACGACGACCGCATCGCCGCCCGCGCCATCGAACTACTCAAGAGCCGCCGTGCCGGACGGCTCACCTTCCTGCCCCTGAACAAGATCCGCGCGCCAGGAGGCGGAGGCTCTTCAGCCGCCTTTGCCCGAGGTGCACGCCCCGGTGGGGACAGCGGTGCCGGCCTGATCGGCCGGGCCGTGGAACTGGTGCGCTTCGAACCGGTCTATGACCAGGTGTTTGCCTACGTCTTCGGCGACACCCTTGTGTTCTCCGACCTGGCCAGCGCCCGTCAACAACTGGGCCGCTCCAGGGCGGTGACCCTGGATGGGGAGCTGCTGGAGAAGAGCGGCGCCATGACTGGCGGCAGCTTCTCCCAGCGCAGCAGCAGCCTCAGCTTCGGCCGCAGCAGCGATCAGGACGAAGCTGAACCCCTGCGGCGGCGCCTGCTGGAACTGGGGGAATCCCTGGTGGCCTGCCGGCGGGAGGAGTCGAAGCTGGCCCAACTGATCGAACAGCAGAAACCCCAGCTGCGCGAACTGGAAAAGCAACAGGCGGCCTTGATCGCCGAGCGCAATGCCGCCCGGCGCAACCACGGCCCCCTGCTCGAACGCAGCCGCCAGCGGGCCGAACGGCTCAGCAAATTGCAGCAGGACCAGACCGAGCAACAGCAGCGGCTCGAAGCCATCAGCACTGCACTCACCCCACTTACCGCGGAACTGCAGGCCTTGGATGAGGCGGAGCGCAACAGCGGCAACAACGACGATGCAGCCGCCTGGGCCCAACTTCAGACGGAACAGGAAGCCGCCGACCAAGGGCTGGAGGCGGCCCGCCGCGAGCGCGACCAGCTTCTGAATGCCCGCCGCGAGCGGCAGCTGACGATCGAACGCCTGGGGGATCAAGAAAAGGCTCTGGCCGCCGAAGAAATCCGCCTGCAGGAGGCGGTGAAGGCCCTCGCCAGTGCCCATGGGGCCTGGCGCCAGCAGCAGAGCGACCTCCAGGAGAAGCGCAAAGAGCTCGAGCAGCAGCAGACCGACCTGCAGGAGCGCTTCGGCAGCCAGCGCCGGGCCCGGGACTCCGCGGAAGCCGAGGTGGGCCGCCAGCGTCAGGCCCTGCAGCAGGCCGAATGGAATCTGGAGCGGCTCAAGGAAGACCGCGAAGGATTGATCGAAGAACAGCGCAGCGGTGCGGTGCGCCTGCAGGAGATGGAACAGGCCCTGCCGGACCCAAGGCCGGAGATCCCGGAAGCCCTGCGGCTGGCGGGCTTGGAAGCCTTGCAGACCGATCTGCAGGCCATCCAGCAACGCATGGAAGCGCTGGAGCCCGTGAACATGCTGGCGCTGGAGGAACTCGAGGCCCTCGAAGAGCGGCTCAACGAACTCAACGAACGGCTCGACGTGCTCAACAGCGAGCGGGAGGAACTGCTGCTGCGGATCGAAACCGTGGCCACCCTGCGCCAGGACGCCTTCATGGAAGCCTTCACCGCCGTGGATGGGCATTTCCGCGAGATCTTTGCCTCGCTCTCCGATGGTGATGGCCACCTGCAACTGGAGAACCCGGAGGAGCCGTTGGAAGGTGGCCTCACCCTGGTGGCCCATCCCAAGGGCAAAACCGTGCGGCGCCTGGCCTCGATGTCGGGGGGAGAGAAATCACTCACCGCCTTGAGCTTCCTGTTCGCCCTGCAGCGCTTCCGGCCGTCACCGTTCTATGCCCTCGACGAGGTGGACAGCTTCCTCGACGGCGTCAATGTGGAGCGCCTGGCGGCTCTGATCGCCCGTCAGGCCGAGGCAGCCCAATTCATGGTGGTCAGCCACCGCCGCCCAATGATCGGCGCAGCCCAGCGCACGATCGGGGTGACCCAGGCCCGCGGCGCCCACACCCAGGTGGTGGGTTTACCGGATGCCGCCTGA
- a CDS encoding M48 family metalloprotease has product MKEAGLTVKKIFVAVTLGMSLLGVNGVLPADAQTVKDKRAAAYKSAKSVMPPDLYLVYRVADRVITTNDIKRPIRVAVRNNVDCAGILGLDPNSAKCQSVQMLPKIDKATNFDIWAAQVVGTMSGDANAFALSNAGTLFLNTAMLKELTGKIDQVACVVAHEIAHITQNHGEEKRKKQIELDQKTSVHVSRSVSKARGAQNAYVTGMAILGGINAGLGNSTYSTDMALNNLQISAMLTRPQVAKLALNYTPNISDSINEMQGLAANFAEQAWNRIQYNLRDHAIEFAGFSRKLEYEADLLGVEYVAAAGFNPRECIKLWTETMNHNESKLIKRLLPEGVEDPGISRSKDGAYSGMTLEEIRRAAMQSTVAAAKDEKDEKKEDDYKKVPEDVLASLKSHPDGKSRAAAIREHILQKSKLSRLERQGLSRMNTIFVRNWSYDEDSDSVVISDSFTRPEKAGSKDAGITGIDVDASLGF; this is encoded by the coding sequence TTGAAGGAGGCAGGTTTGACAGTGAAAAAAATCTTTGTTGCCGTCACCTTGGGCATGTCACTACTTGGGGTAAATGGTGTTTTGCCTGCGGATGCTCAGACTGTTAAAGATAAGCGAGCGGCCGCTTATAAAAGTGCTAAGTCAGTAATGCCGCCAGACTTGTATCTTGTATATAGAGTCGCTGATAGGGTTATTACTACAAATGATATTAAGCGCCCAATTCGTGTTGCCGTAAGAAACAACGTTGATTGCGCCGGTATTCTTGGTTTGGATCCTAATAGCGCAAAGTGTCAATCGGTGCAAATGCTTCCCAAAATTGATAAAGCCACTAACTTTGATATTTGGGCTGCTCAGGTTGTTGGGACAATGAGTGGAGATGCAAATGCATTTGCGTTGAGCAATGCTGGAACGCTATTTTTAAATACTGCAATGCTAAAGGAGCTAACTGGAAAAATTGATCAAGTTGCATGTGTTGTTGCACACGAAATTGCTCATATAACTCAAAATCATGGTGAAGAAAAAAGGAAAAAACAGATTGAATTAGATCAGAAGACATCCGTGCACGTCTCCCGCTCAGTTTCGAAAGCGAGGGGGGCTCAGAATGCATACGTTACTGGTATGGCTATTCTTGGGGGAATTAATGCTGGACTTGGAAATAGTACTTATTCCACTGATATGGCTTTAAATAATCTGCAAATAAGTGCAATGCTGACAAGGCCGCAAGTGGCGAAGCTTGCGCTAAATTACACCCCAAATATATCTGATTCGATTAATGAAATGCAGGGCTTGGCTGCTAATTTTGCTGAGCAAGCATGGAATAGGATTCAATATAATTTGCGCGATCATGCTATTGAGTTTGCTGGCTTTAGTCGAAAGCTTGAATATGAGGCTGATTTGCTAGGAGTTGAGTATGTTGCGGCTGCAGGTTTTAATCCTCGAGAATGCATAAAGTTGTGGACTGAAACTATGAATCACAATGAAAGCAAGTTGATAAAAAGACTGCTCCCCGAAGGAGTTGAAGACCCGGGTATCTCCCGTTCTAAAGATGGTGCCTATTCCGGAATGACTCTCGAGGAAATTAGAAGGGCTGCAATGCAGAGCACTGTAGCTGCGGCAAAGGATGAGAAAGACGAGAAAAAAGAGGATGACTATAAGAAGGTTCCTGAAGATGTTCTTGCATCTTTAAAATCGCATCCCGATGGAAAAAGTAGAGCAGCGGCAATCCGCGAGCATATCTTGCAAAAGTCCAAGCTCTCGCGCCTTGAACGGCAGGGGCTCTCGCGAATGAATACTATTTTCGTGCGTAATTGGAGTTACGATGAAGATTCTGATTCTGTTGTCATATCCGATAGCTTTACGCGACCTGAGAAGGCAGGTTCAAAAGATGCTGGCATTACAGGGATTGATGTAGATGCTTCTCTAGGTTTTTAG
- the msrB gene encoding peptide-methionine (R)-S-oxide reductase MsrB — translation MSPSNPVERSAEEWKQSLTPEQFQVARCGGTERAFTGAYWNNKATGMYHCVCCGAPLFSSETKFDSGTGWPSFWDGVSAEAITTKEDLTHGMVRTEINCAQCDAHLGHVFPDGPAPTGQRYCVNSASLNFKAS, via the coding sequence ATGTCCCCGTCCAATCCGGTCGAACGCAGCGCAGAGGAGTGGAAGCAATCCCTGACGCCGGAGCAGTTCCAGGTGGCCCGCTGCGGCGGTACCGAGCGGGCGTTCACCGGGGCTTACTGGAACAACAAGGCCACGGGGATGTACCACTGCGTCTGCTGTGGTGCGCCGCTGTTCAGCTCTGAGACCAAGTTCGATTCGGGCACGGGTTGGCCCAGCTTCTGGGACGGTGTGAGTGCCGAGGCGATCACCACCAAAGAGGATCTGACCCACGGGATGGTGCGCACCGAAATCAACTGCGCTCAATGTGATGCCCACCTCGGACACGTCTTCCCGGATGGTCCCGCCCCCACGGGCCAGCGTTACTGCGTCAACAGCGCATCGTTGAACTTCAAGGCGTCCTGA
- a CDS encoding phage holin family protein, producing MADQNSPRGFGAAARVTALAASVMDLHVRIALQEVDREKRRLISGGLFLAIGGTAMFLALMAGEASLLLWIQAQWDLDWMRALLSLAVANLVLAGISLRIGGQVLKGPFLPQTLEGLMKTVRAVMGRV from the coding sequence ATGGCCGATCAGAACTCACCCCGCGGATTTGGAGCGGCAGCTCGGGTGACCGCACTGGCGGCGTCCGTGATGGATCTGCACGTGCGGATTGCCCTGCAGGAAGTGGATCGGGAAAAACGCCGACTGATCAGCGGTGGCTTGTTCCTCGCCATCGGAGGCACGGCCATGTTCCTGGCCTTGATGGCGGGCGAAGCGTCGTTGCTGCTTTGGATTCAGGCCCAGTGGGATCTGGATTGGATGCGCGCACTGTTGAGCCTCGCGGTGGCCAACCTGGTGCTGGCGGGCATCAGCTTGCGCATTGGCGGCCAGGTGCTGAAGGGCCCCTTCCTGCCTCAGACGTTGGAGGGACTGATGAAAACGGTACGGGCAGTGATGGGCCGGGTCTGA
- a CDS encoding glycosyl transferase has product MARLRAAEPGPAVVLVSNGPGELTTWVRPLAERLHASLRLRPRSQSAPASLHLVLVPCPNATGQERAAAEPWGLFERIVPAGRFWSLLLRPQRYGPWPQKGVVVFLGGDQFWTVLLSARLGYRHITYAEWVARWPGWNDRIAAMSDAVRRQLPVRYQPRCRVVGDLMADLSSFARREEPLPEGQWVALLPGSKPAKLSVGMPFLLDTADRLARLQPGCRFLLPLAPTTSVDELLRFAGASNAIAARYSATVASVEHGESVTELVTGAGTRIRLLEQHPAHGPLSQCALALTTVGANTAELGALAVPMIVIVPTQHLEVMQAWDGGLGLLARLPGLRRLIGVLLTLWRLRNNGLMAWPNISAGRAVVPERVGAITPEEIAKEACDWLNAPERLEGQRQDLQALRGEPGAVAALAAEVRGLLPRELNAS; this is encoded by the coding sequence TTGGCCCGTCTCCGCGCAGCAGAACCAGGACCGGCCGTTGTTCTCGTTTCGAACGGTCCCGGCGAACTGACCACCTGGGTTCGTCCCCTGGCCGAACGGCTGCACGCCAGCCTTCGCCTGCGTCCCCGGTCTCAGAGCGCGCCAGCTTCGTTGCATTTGGTGTTGGTGCCCTGCCCCAATGCCACGGGCCAAGAGCGTGCGGCCGCGGAGCCCTGGGGTTTGTTCGAGCGCATCGTGCCGGCAGGCCGCTTCTGGTCGCTGCTGCTGCGTCCCCAGCGCTACGGCCCATGGCCGCAGAAGGGTGTGGTGGTGTTCCTGGGCGGTGATCAGTTCTGGACCGTTCTGCTTTCGGCTCGTCTCGGCTACCGCCACATCACCTATGCCGAGTGGGTGGCGCGTTGGCCGGGCTGGAACGATCGGATTGCGGCGATGTCGGACGCGGTGCGGCGCCAGCTGCCGGTCCGTTACCAGCCCCGGTGCCGCGTGGTCGGTGATCTGATGGCGGATCTGTCGTCCTTCGCTCGTCGCGAGGAGCCTCTCCCCGAGGGCCAGTGGGTGGCCCTGTTGCCGGGATCGAAGCCGGCCAAGTTGAGCGTCGGCATGCCGTTTCTGCTCGATACCGCCGATCGTTTGGCCCGATTGCAACCCGGATGCCGTTTTTTGCTGCCGCTGGCTCCCACCACCAGCGTGGATGAACTGCTGCGTTTCGCCGGCGCATCCAACGCGATTGCTGCCCGCTACAGCGCCACCGTTGCTTCGGTGGAGCATGGGGAGTCGGTGACGGAGTTGGTGACGGGTGCGGGCACACGGATTCGTCTGCTGGAGCAGCATCCGGCCCATGGCCCCCTGAGCCAGTGCGCCCTGGCCCTGACCACGGTCGGCGCCAACACGGCTGAACTCGGCGCCCTTGCGGTGCCGATGATCGTGATTGTTCCCACCCAGCACCTGGAGGTGATGCAGGCCTGGGATGGCGGGCTGGGGCTGCTGGCGCGTCTGCCGGGTCTGCGGCGTCTGATCGGGGTTCTGTTGACCCTCTGGCGTTTGCGCAACAACGGGTTGATGGCCTGGCCCAACATCAGTGCAGGCCGTGCTGTGGTGCCGGAGCGGGTGGGGGCGATCACCCCGGAGGAGATTGCGAAGGAGGCCTGCGATTGGCTGAACGCCCCCGAGCGGCTTGAGGGCCAGCGCCAGGACCTCCAGGCGTTGCGGGGAGAACCCGGGGCGGTGGCCGCATTGGCCGCCGAGGTGAGGGGTTTGCTTCCCCGAGAGCTCAACGCTTCCTAG